The following coding sequences lie in one Benincasa hispida cultivar B227 chromosome 6, ASM972705v1, whole genome shotgun sequence genomic window:
- the LOC120079490 gene encoding uncharacterized protein LOC120079490 isoform X2 codes for MAVSFPLPLNPNPTSYSIKNPLLLLPLSSIPSLFSLIPTFRLSPSMGCFSACFGDSKRRKPRKSALEIPPSNHILKASEGVCALKQAKEVADVSLIDLNKDSLEKLEEQIELCYTTEKTYPIIEDDKVVPSKEIENNLDEIKKEEKSGREDDEARGSSNSSNAFSLPLNHRYAVCQNSDDYDEEYEEEMDHLDEKEEERKDEAADDDGDEKDKLLTKQESSESLFSLSLGSRIQVFTFESGENEVNSPDLSHCSLDIQPDKALSDKKPVCRNENINSVLNPIENVTHSLNDAKVITLPPVHHLEKENINLDKDCDVSISPEPTFRSMRKLKENCSDVKHVEDEIAVDTSLSNWLVESETTPKSKSNSSSIGNSPMWTRNSAKSYEDRPILGALTLEELRQFSAFSTPRRSRSRSPEETPIIGSVGSYWSHTGQDADSNPGSSCRGSKTTRKNREDEKVNWNSTPFLERLDMALASNSAEV; via the exons ATGGCCGTTTCATTTCCTCTTCCTTTAAACCCAAACCCCACTTCCTATTCAATAAAAaaccctcttcttcttcttcctctttcatCAATTCCTTCACTTTTCTCTTTGATTCCCACTTTTCGCCTCTCTCCATCCATGGGCTGCTTTTCAGCTTGTTTTGGTGATTCCAAGCGCCGAAAACCCAGAAAGTCTGCCCTTGAAATTCCCCCTTCAAATCAT ATTCTTAAAGCTTCTGAAGGTGTTTGTGCGTTGAAGCAAGCGAAGGAAGTGGCTGATGTGTCGTTGATTGACCTAAATAAAGATTCTCT AGAGAAACTTGAAGAACAGATTGAGTTGTGTTACACAACTGAAAAAACATACCCAATTATTGAGGATGATAAAGTGGTTCCTTCTAaggaaattgaaaataatttggATGAGATTAAGAAAGAGGAGAAGAGTGGAAGAGAAGATGATGAAGCAAGAGGAAGCTCAAATTCATCAAATGCATTTTCCTTACCTCTGAATCATAGATATGCAGTTTGCCAaaacagtgatgattatgatgaaGAATATGAGGAAGAAATGGACCATttagatgaaaaagaagaagaaagaaaagatgaaGCTGCTGATGATGATGGGGATGAAAAAGATAAGTTATTGACTAAGCAGGAATCTTCAGAGTCTCTATTTTCTTTGTCATTAGGTTCAAGGATACAAGTTTTTACATTTGAGTCTGGGGAGAATGAGGTTAATAGTCCAGATCTAAGCCATTGTTCTCTTGATATTCAACCTGACAAGGCTTTGTCGGACAAAAAACCAGTATGTCGGAACGAGAACATCAATTCTGTTCTTAACCCAATTGAGAATGTTACTCATTCTTTGAATGATGCAAAAGTGATAACACTACCACCAGTTCATCATCTAGAAAAGGAGAATATCAATTTAGATAAAGATTGTGATGTATCAATCAGTCCGGAGCCTACCTTTCGTTCAATGAGAAAGTTGAAAGAAAATTGTAGCGATGTAAAGCACGTCGAGGACGAGATTGCGGTTGATACAAGCCTTTCAAACTGGTTAGTTGAATCTGAAACCACACCAAAATCCAAGAGTAATTCTAGCTCCATTGGAAACTCACCTATGTGGACGAGGAATTCAGCCAAAAGCTATGAAGATAGGCCAATTTTAGGAGCATTGACACTAGAAGAGCTTAGACAGTTCTCTGCATTTTCAACTCCGAGGCGATCTAGGAGTCGGAGTCCGGAGGAGACACCCATCATAGGCAGTGTTGGGAGTTATTGGAGTCATACAGGACAGGATGCAGATTCCAATCCAGGCTCATCTTGCCGAGGTTCGAAAACGACGAGGAAAAACCGAGAG GATGAGAAAGTCAACTGGAATTCTACTCCATTTTTAGAAAGATTGGACATGGCTTTGGCATCAAATTCTGCTGAAGTTTA A
- the LOC120079490 gene encoding uncharacterized protein LOC120079490 isoform X1: MAVSFPLPLNPNPTSYSIKNPLLLLPLSSIPSLFSLIPTFRLSPSMGCFSACFGDSKRRKPRKSALEIPPSNHILKASEGVCALKQAKEVADVSLIDLNKDSLEKLEEQIELCYTTEKTYPIIEDDKVVPSKEIENNLDEIKKEEKSGREDDEARGSSNSSNAFSLPLNHRYAVCQNSDDYDEEYEEEMDHLDEKEEERKDEAADDDGDEKDKLLTKQESSESLFSLSLGSRIQVFTFESGENEVNSPDLSHCSLDIQPDKALSDKKPVCRNENINSVLNPIENVTHSLNDAKVITLPPVHHLEKENINLDKDCDVSISPEPTFRSMRKLKENCSDVKHVEDEIAVDTSLSNWLVESETTPKSKSNSSSIGNSPMWTRNSAKSYEDRPILGALTLEELRQFSAFSTPRRSRSRSPEETPIIGSVGSYWSHTGQDADSNPGSSCRGSKTTRKNREDEKVNWNSTPFLERLDMALASNSAEV; the protein is encoded by the exons ATGGCCGTTTCATTTCCTCTTCCTTTAAACCCAAACCCCACTTCCTATTCAATAAAAaaccctcttcttcttcttcctctttcatCAATTCCTTCACTTTTCTCTTTGATTCCCACTTTTCGCCTCTCTCCATCCATGGGCTGCTTTTCAGCTTGTTTTGGTGATTCCAAGCGCCGAAAACCCAGAAAGTCTGCCCTTGAAATTCCCCCTTCAAATCAT ATTCTTAAAGCTTCTGAAGGTGTTTGTGCGTTGAAGCAAGCGAAGGAAGTGGCTGATGTGTCGTTGATTGACCTAAATAAAGATTCTCT AGAGAAACTTGAAGAACAGATTGAGTTGTGTTACACAACTGAAAAAACATACCCAATTATTGAGGATGATAAAGTGGTTCCTTCTAaggaaattgaaaataatttggATGAGATTAAGAAAGAGGAGAAGAGTGGAAGAGAAGATGATGAAGCAAGAGGAAGCTCAAATTCATCAAATGCATTTTCCTTACCTCTGAATCATAGATATGCAGTTTGCCAaaacagtgatgattatgatgaaGAATATGAGGAAGAAATGGACCATttagatgaaaaagaagaagaaagaaaagatgaaGCTGCTGATGATGATGGGGATGAAAAAGATAAGTTATTGACTAAGCAGGAATCTTCAGAGTCTCTATTTTCTTTGTCATTAGGTTCAAGGATACAAGTTTTTACATTTGAGTCTGGGGAGAATGAGGTTAATAGTCCAGATCTAAGCCATTGTTCTCTTGATATTCAACCTGACAAGGCTTTGTCGGACAAAAAACCAGTATGTCGGAACGAGAACATCAATTCTGTTCTTAACCCAATTGAGAATGTTACTCATTCTTTGAATGATGCAAAAGTGATAACACTACCACCAGTTCATCATCTAGAAAAGGAGAATATCAATTTAGATAAAGATTGTGATGTATCAATCAGTCCGGAGCCTACCTTTCGTTCAATGAGAAAGTTGAAAGAAAATTGTAGCGATGTAAAGCACGTCGAGGACGAGATTGCGGTTGATACAAGCCTTTCAAACTGGTTAGTTGAATCTGAAACCACACCAAAATCCAAGAGTAATTCTAGCTCCATTGGAAACTCACCTATGTGGACGAGGAATTCAGCCAAAAGCTATGAAGATAGGCCAATTTTAGGAGCATTGACACTAGAAGAGCTTAGACAGTTCTCTGCATTTTCAACTCCGAGGCGATCTAGGAGTCGGAGTCCGGAGGAGACACCCATCATAGGCAGTGTTGGGAGTTATTGGAGTCATACAGGACAGGATGCAGATTCCAATCCAGGCTCATCTTGCCGAGGTTCGAAAACGACGAGGAAAAACCGAGAG GATGAGAAAGTCAACTGGAATTCTACTCCATTTTTAGAAAGATTGGACATGGCTTTGGCATCAAATTCTGCTGAAGTTTAG
- the LOC120079490 gene encoding uncharacterized protein LOC120079490 isoform X3, with translation MAVSFPLPLNPNPTSYSIKNPLLLLPLSSIPSLFSLIPTFRLSPSMGCFSACFGDSKRRKPRKSALEIPPSNHILKASEGVCALKQAKEVADVSLIDLNKDSLEKLEEQIELCYTTEKTYPIIEDDKVVPSKEIENNLDEIKKEEKSGREDDEARGSSNSSNAFSLPLNHRYAVCQNSDDYDEEYEEEMDHLDEKEEERKDEAADDDGDEKDKLLTKQESSESLFSLSLGSRIQVFTFESGENEVNSPDLSHCSLDIQPDKALSDKKPVCRNENINSVLNPIENVTHSLNDAKVITLPPVHHLEKENINLDKDCDVSISPEPTFRSMRKLKENCSDVKHVEDEIAVDTSLSNWLVESETTPKSKSNSSSIGNSPMWTRNSAKSYEDRPILGALTLEELRQFSAFSTPRRSRSRSPEETPIIGSVGSYWSHTGQDADSNPGSSCRGSKTTRKNREDEKVNWNSTPFLERLDMALASNSAEV, from the exons ATGGCCGTTTCATTTCCTCTTCCTTTAAACCCAAACCCCACTTCCTATTCAATAAAAaaccctcttcttcttcttcctctttcatCAATTCCTTCACTTTTCTCTTTGATTCCCACTTTTCGCCTCTCTCCATCCATGGGCTGCTTTTCAGCTTGTTTTGGTGATTCCAAGCGCCGAAAACCCAGAAAGTCTGCCCTTGAAATTCCCCCTTCAAATCAT ATTCTTAAAGCTTCTGAAGGTGTTTGTGCGTTGAAGCAAGCGAAGGAAGTGGCTGATGTGTCGTTGATTGACCTAAATAAAGATTCTCT AGAGAAACTTGAAGAACAGATTGAGTTGTGTTACACAACTGAAAAAACATACCCAATTATTGAGGATGATAAAGTGGTTCCTTCTAaggaaattgaaaataatttggATGAGATTAAGAAAGAGGAGAAGAGTGGAAGAGAAGATGATGAAGCAAGAGGAAGCTCAAATTCATCAAATGCATTTTCCTTACCTCTGAATCATAGATATGCAGTTTGCCAaaacagtgatgattatgatgaaGAATATGAGGAAGAAATGGACCATttagatgaaaaagaagaagaaagaaaagatgaaGCTGCTGATGATGATGGGGATGAAAAAGATAAGTTATTGACTAAGCAGGAATCTTCAGAGTCTCTATTTTCTTTGTCATTAGGTTCAAGGATACAAGTTTTTACATTTGAGTCTGGGGAGAATGAGGTTAATAGTCCAGATCTAAGCCATTGTTCTCTTGATATTCAACCTGACAAGGCTTTGTCGGACAAAAAACCAGTATGTCGGAACGAGAACATCAATTCTGTTCTTAACCCAATTGAGAATGTTACTCATTCTTTGAATGATGCAAAAGTGATAACACTACCACCAGTTCATCATCTAGAAAAGGAGAATATCAATTTAGATAAAGATTGTGATGTATCAATCAGTCCGGAGCCTACCTTTCGTTCAATGAGAAAGTTGAAAGAAAATTGTAGCGATGTAAAGCACGTCGAGGACGAGATTGCGGTTGATACAAGCCTTTCAAACTGGTTAGTTGAATCTGAAACCACACCAAAATCCAAGAGTAATTCTAGCTCCATTGGAAACTCACCTATGTGGACGAGGAATTCAGCCAAAAGCTATGAAGATAGGCCAATTTTAGGAGCATTGACACTAGAAGAGCTTAGACAGTTCTCTGCATTTTCAACTCCGAGGCGATCTAGGAGTCGGAGTCCGGAGGAGACACCCATCATAGGCAGTGTTGGGAGTTATTGGAGTCATACAGGACAGGATGCAGATTCCAATCCAGGCTCATCTTGCCGAGGTTCGAAAACGACGAGGAAAAACCGAGAG GATGAGAAAGTCAACTGGAATTCTACTCCATTTTTAGAAAGATTGGACATGGCTTTGGCATCAAATTCTGCTGAAGTTTA G